Within the Desulfotignum phosphitoxidans DSM 13687 genome, the region CGGAATTCGGGTTGATGAACGACCCGAACGTGCCGGCCACATAAAACCGGGCCAGATCGGAAAACGACAGCCCGGCGGTCTGGGACACGATCACCTCTAAAATGGTGTACATGGCGGCTTTGGCACTGGTCAAAGAATTCAGGTCCACCTGGGACAGCCGGATGGCCCGCCCCGTGCCGGAATCTTTTGCCGCCACCAGATCAAACGCGGGAATGTCATTTTCATTTGTCAGACGATCCCCGCAGGCCTCAGTCACCAGCTTCCCCCGGATATCGATGCGGCCGGACACAAACAGGGCCGCGGCCAGGTCAATCATGCCGGACCCGCAGATACCCACGGCCGGTTCATCATCAATGGTGTGGATGATCAGGTCCCGGGTTTCCGGATCCACGCGCACCCGGTCGATCACACCCGGCTTTGCCGTCATGCCCATCTGGCTGACCCCGCTTTCCAGGGCCGGGCCGGCGGCGCCTGCACAGGCCATGAGCCAGTCTTTGTTTCCCAGAACGATTTCCGCATTGGTGCCCACATCCACCATGATGCAGGGCTGGTCTTTTTGATCCAGGTCGGCTGCCAGGATCCCGGCCAAAAGATCCCCGCCGAAATAAGACCCGATATTGGGAAACAGAAACACCTGGCCTCTGGGATGAACGGCCAGTCCCAGGTCGGCGGCATCCAGGGTATCAAGAATATTGGTACAGGGAATATAAGGTTCCTGAATGATCCCGAACGCCGGCAGCCCGGCAAACAGATGGGTCATGGCCGTGTTCCCGGCCCCGGCCACCAGAAACACCCGGTCCGGGGTCCGGTTGTTTTCTTTGCACAACCGGGCCAGGTGCTGATTCAGCGCGTCAACCGCCAGGCGCTTGAGTGCCTCCCGGCCCGCCGGGGTTTTGGCATGAAGAATCCGGGTGAGCACATCCGGCCCGATATCTGCCTGGGGATTGTCAAACCCGGTTTCTCCCAGTGTTTCCCCGGTTTCCAGATCCATCAAGGCAATCACCATGCGGGTGGTACCGATATCCACGGCGGCCCCCATCACCGGACCGGAATCCTGAGGGTCCAGCAGGTCCACCACTGTAAAAGACCGGCGGTCCTTGAACAGCACCGCCTTGACCTGCCAGTGCCATTGTCGCAGCCGCGCGGACAGATCCCCGACCAGGTGCCAGGGAATATGGACATTTTTGGTGTTCAGTTCTTTTTTCAACACCTGTTCCAGGCGCTGGGCATCGGCGGTGTTGTTGCCCAGCGCCGGGGGTGTCAGTTCAATGGTGCGGACATACCCGGATAAACTCATTTGCGCAACGCTTCCAGCTTTGCCTTGATCTTGGGGAAATAGTTGAGTTCCGTGTGGGGCAGAAACAATGCCCCCATGTAATGGTCCATATAAGACGGGGTGGAGGCCAGCTCAAAATTGGTCATCATGTTCACCACCTGGGTCACCTGCTGGCGCAGGGAATTGGTCAGGCAGTTGATGCGGCATCCCAGCAGGGACCCGTTACCCAGGTAGGTAACCTTATCCGGCTCGATCTCCGGCAGAAGCCCGATGGTGATGGCGGACGCCAGATCCACATACGATCCGAACCCGCCGGCCAGAATGATCCGCTCGATGTCGTTCACCTTGAGACCGATCTCGTCCAGCAGGGTCAGGGCTGCGGAATACATGGCGCCCTTGGCCCGGATCAGGTTGTCCAGGTCCGGTTCGGTAATGGTGATATCCCGCTCGATCTGGGTGTCTTTTTCATATACCAGCACATACTCCCAGATCTCATCGGTCTGCCGGATCCGGAGGGTATCCAGTTCCTGGTTGAACTTGCCCCGGGAATCGATGATTCCGGTTTCCAGCAGCCGGGCCGCCAGGGTGATGAGCCCGGATCCGCAGATACCTTTGGCTTTTTCATTGCCCACGGTGATGATCATGGGTTCATAGGTGGCGGGATTGATGGACACATCCTCCACAGCCCCTTTGGCGGCCCGCATCCCGAACTTGACCCCGCCGCCCTCAAAAGCCGGTCCGGCGGACGCGGCCGTGCACACCATCCATTCCTGGTGTCCGATGGCGATCTCCGCGTTGGTGCCGATATCCATATACAGGGTCAGTTCCGGCGACCGGTACATGCCTGAAGCCATGATACCGGAAATGATATCCCCGCCCACATAGGATGAAACTCCCGGATACACCAGAGCCGTGGTGTGCTCAGCCAGTTCCAGACCGATTTCCGTGGCATGAAACGGTGGATACAGAATGGATGCCGGCACATAGGGATCTCTTCGGATATAACTGGGATTGATATTAAGCAGCAGCTGGGTCATGGTGGAGTTGCCGGCCAGAGTGATGGTGGAAACTTCATGGGTGCCGATTTTTGCTTTTTTGATGATCCCTTTGATGATCTTGTTGATGGTTTCCACCACGCGTTTGTGCAGGGTGGCCAGCCCGTCCCCTTTTTCCGCGTACATGATCCGGGAGATCACATCCTCGCCATAGCTGATCTGGGCGTTGAACTCGCCCTGCTGGGCCAGGACTTCACCGCTTTGCAGATCCATCACCTGACCGAACACCGTGGTGGTGCCGATGTCCACGGCAATGGCAAAATTCCTGTTTGTGGTGTCTCCGGGCTCGATATTGATGATCTCGTTTTTGCCGTCCTCTCTTACCGGACGTAAAATCGTGGCGGTCACATTAAAATTTTCCTGCCGGATAATGTCCGGCACCCGGCGGATCAGGCTCAGATCCATGGTCAATCTGTGTTCATCATGATGAATCCGAAGATGATGCATGATCCTGGCCACATCCGCCCGGTTGTCTCCTTCCACCGCCGGATCCAGTTCCAGATAGATTTTTTCCACGGGCGGAATGAACAGCCCGTCCTGTTTGAGATCTTCCACATTCACGGTCATGGCCCGGGCCGTGTGACGGTCCATGGTCTGGGTGAGACGGCTGGTTTCCACTTCAGATTCCACGGGAATGCGCACGGTCAGATCTGAAGTCACTTTGGCCAGGCAGGCCAGGCGATACCCTTTTTCCCGATCCTGGTCCGTGAGTTTTTCCGAAATCCCGCCTTCCACTTCACCGGATTCAATCCGCACCCGGCACTTCCCGCACACGCCCCCGCCGCCGCAGGACGCATTGATGTGGACCCCGGCTTCCATGGCGGCCCGGATCAGGCTTTCGCCATCCGCCACAGTGATCTGTTTATTATGAGGTAAAAACTGAATCGTATGTGTCATTGCAGGGTCTCCCTTTAATAATTGTCTGTTCATCCATATGAAACAGCGGTCTTAAAGAAAACCGCTGGATGTTTTTGACCAGACTCAAGTATACCCGCAACCCGGTGTTTTGCCAAGGAACAAACCCAAAATAGGATTGAATTTTATGCAGGTTTATGAAATTATGCTGGCATTTGAAATGGTAACAACCCGTCATCAAAGAGGGACAGCCTATGAAGACAATGGATGAATCAAAATTAAGGGAAATTTTTGGTGAAGAAAACATCAAGACAGACCCATCCGATCTTTACGCATTCGGATCGGATGCCTCGGTTCACCATGCCATGCCCTGGGCCGTGGTCCGGCCGGACAACACAAGGCAGGTCCAGCAATTGATGGCCTATGCCAACGAAGCCCTGATTCCCGTCATTCCCCGGGGCGGCGGGTCCGGCATGTGCGGTCAGACCGTGCCCATCCGGGGCGGAATTGTCCTGGACATGAAACACATGAACCGGATTCTGGAGATCAATCTGCCGGATGTGTACTGCCGGGTGGAGCCCGGCGTGGTGGATGATGACCTGAACCTGGCTTTGAAACCCCACGGCATGTTTTATCCCCCCACCCCGGCATCTTCCCGCATTGCCACCATCGGCGGGGAGATTGCCAACAATGCCTCAGGCGTTAGGTCCGTGAAATACGGGGCCACCCGTGACGCGGTCTTAGGCATGAAAGTGGTGCTGCCCAACGGAGACCTGGTGACCTTAGGCGCCCACACACGTGTGGAAGCCTCCGGGTACCAGCTGCACAAACTCATGGTGGGATCTGAAGGCACCTTAGGGATCGTGGTGGAAGCCACACTCAATTTTGTGCCCATTCCCGAATACCGGTGCATGGGCATTGCCAATTTTGATCACCTGGCCCATGCCGGGGCTGCGGTGGGGTCCATCATGGCGTCCGGCGCGATTCCCTCCATGCTGGAACTGGTGGATTCCGTGGCCATTAAGGCCGTGAACAAGACCATGAATTTAGGACTCAAGGAAGTGGCCGCCTCCCTGATCTTTGAAGCGGACGGCATGGTCAGGGAAGCCGTGGATTATGAGATCAACAAGATGAAAGAGATCTGTAAAAAACATCAAGGCAGTGATATCACCACCAGCTACGATCCCAAGGAACGGGCCAGAATCTTTATGGGCCGCAAAAAACTGTTCCCGGCCCTGTCCAAGTATGATGACAGCCTGTCCTCCACATCCCTGGCCGATGACATGGCTGTGCCCTATTCCAGGATGGCGGACATGGCCGGCAAGATCCACGAGGTGGCCAAGAAAAACAATATTATCATGACGGCCTACGGCCACTGCGGGTCCGGATGCATGCACACCAAGATCCTCATGGACACCAAACAGCCGGAACAATGGGCATCGGCCCGGAAAGCCATCACGGAAATCTATGAATTCGTGCGGTCCGTCAACGGCACCACGTCGGCGGAACACGGCATCGGCCTGTCCAAAGCCGCGTCATTTAAAGTGGAAAAAGCGGATTCCCTGCGCCTGCTTCAAACCATTAAGCAGGCACTGGATCCCAACAACATCCTGAACCCGGGCAAACTGATGCAGGCCCCTGACGACTGGGTCACGGCCACCGGATTAAGATATGCTGTGAACAACTGAAAATAAGGGACTGCCCTATGGAAACAAAACACCCCACCCGGTTCAATCATCTGAAAAAATGGGAATCCACCCTGGCAGCCTGCATCCGATGCGGCTATTGTTATGAACATTGTCCGTTGTTTAAATACACGGGATGGGAGTCGGATGCCCCCCGGGCCAAAATCATCACGGCCTTCGGGCTTTTGACGGGTGAGCTTGGGCCCTCGGAAACCGCGGCAAACAAACTGTTCAACTGTTTTTACTGCAAACGGTGCGAGGCAGCCTGTTCATCCGGTGTGAGCCTCACCGATATCTTTACGGATGCCAGAAAAGATCTGGTGGAAATGGGATATGCCGGACCCGGCACCACGGCTGTCACCGACCTGACCTGTGCCCAGTGCCTGCTGTGTGTGGCGGCCTGCCCCCATGAAGCCCGGTTTCACGGGGAAAACGGCATTGAGACCGACCTGGTGAAATGCCAGAGTTGCGGCACATGTGTGTCCGTCTGCCCGGCCAACGCAGTCAATATCTTACACACCTTCGGCACGGGAAAAGAGGATCTCACCCAGGCATCGGCCCGGTTCCTGGATACCCACGCGTCAGCCAAGGCCATCGTGTTTGCCTGCAACTGGTCTTACTACCCGGATCTCCAGGCCTCCCGGCTGCCGGAATCGGAAACTCATGACAAAGAGTATGACATCTATGTCAACATGTGTGCCGGCCGGCTGGAACCCGAAACGCTGATGGCCCCGTTTCTCAACCATGCCTGGGGCGTGCTGGTGGCCTGCTGCCCGGAAGATGACTGCCAGCACAAAAACGGCGGCAAACGGTCAAAGCAGCAGGTGAAACGGATTCAATCCATCCTGGAGAACCTGGACATCGACCCGGAACGGGTTCAGGTGGTGGAAATTCCCGACGGGGACAAAACCCTGTTCCAGGCGGAAATCGATACGTTCATCGACCATCTCAACACCCTGGGTCCCGTAACATAACCCGGGTCCCGGGCCCCATGAACCCAACACCCGAAATAACGACCATAAGGAAAACCTGACCCCCATGAAAATAACTGTTCCCTACGGCAAACAAGACACCCTGACCGCAACTCTGGATGAAGCCGTGCCGGTCCGGATTCTGGAGGCCAATGACGTGACCCTGCCCGATCAGGACCGGGTCATTGCCGATGCTATTGCCCGGCCCATCCACAGCACCCCGTTTGAGGCATTTATCAAAGACGCAGGCAAGGTCCTGGTCATCGTCAACGACGCTACCAGGCCCACGCCTACGGCAAAAGTGCTGGACGTGATCTTTGATCCTTTGTCACAAACCGATTATCATTTCATCATTGCCACAGGCGTTCACCGGGGCCCCACAAAAGACGAATTCATCCAGATCTTCGGTGACTATTACGCAAAAATCAAAGACCGGATCATTGTGCATGATGCCGCCAAAGAACAAGACATGGTCTTTTTGGGCGATTCTTCCAACGGCACGCCTATGTATGTGAACAAGGCCGGGGTGGAGGCGGACAAAATCATCATCATTTCATCCGTGGAGCCCCATTATTTTGCCGGGTACACGGGCGGCAGAAAATCGTTTCTCCCGGGCATTGCCGGATATCAGACCATTGAGAAGAACCACAAACTGGCGCTTCTGCCCGAGGCCAAAGCCCTGGCCCTGGCCGGCAATCCCGTGCACGAGGACATGATGGACGCCATCAAGACCGTGAAACAGGACATCTTTTCCATCATGATGGTGCTGGACAAGCATCACCAGGTGTATGCCGCATGCGCCGGCCATATTCATGACTCATTTCATGCGGCCATTGACCGGGCCAACGAGGTGTTTGCCGCGCCCATGGGAGAAAAAGCCGACATTGTGGTGTCTGTGGTGAAATTTCCCCAGGACATCGATCTGTACCAGGCCCAGAAAGGCATCGACAATGCCAAACTGGCCCTGAAAAAAGATGGGATCCTGATCCTGGTGGCCAAATGCCGGTGCGGCATCGGCGGCAAGGCGTTCGCCGATCTTCTGGGCTCCTGCGACACGCCCGAAGCGGCCCTGAAAAAAATCGAAAAAGGATATGTGCTGGGGTATCACAAAGCCGCCAAAATGGCGGAAATCGGGATATGGGCCCAGATGTGGGCCGTCACGGATATGCCGACG harbors:
- a CDS encoding ASKHA domain-containing protein translates to MSLSGYVRTIELTPPALGNNTADAQRLEQVLKKELNTKNVHIPWHLVGDLSARLRQWHWQVKAVLFKDRRSFTVVDLLDPQDSGPVMGAAVDIGTTRMVIALMDLETGETLGETGFDNPQADIGPDVLTRILHAKTPAGREALKRLAVDALNQHLARLCKENNRTPDRVFLVAGAGNTAMTHLFAGLPAFGIIQEPYIPCTNILDTLDAADLGLAVHPRGQVFLFPNIGSYFGGDLLAGILAADLDQKDQPCIMVDVGTNAEIVLGNKDWLMACAGAAGPALESGVSQMGMTAKPGVIDRVRVDPETRDLIIHTIDDEPAVGICGSGMIDLAAALFVSGRIDIRGKLVTEACGDRLTNENDIPAFDLVAAKDSGTGRAIRLSQVDLNSLTSAKAAMYTILEVIVSQTAGLSFSDLARFYVAGTFGSFINPNSAITIGMLPDIPLDRFQVLGNTSLKGAEQVLTDPAAFDRVMAIRETITYIELNVNQGFMNLFSGAKFYPHTDTSRFPSVKV
- a CDS encoding FAD-binding oxidoreductase is translated as MKTMDESKLREIFGEENIKTDPSDLYAFGSDASVHHAMPWAVVRPDNTRQVQQLMAYANEALIPVIPRGGGSGMCGQTVPIRGGIVLDMKHMNRILEINLPDVYCRVEPGVVDDDLNLALKPHGMFYPPTPASSRIATIGGEIANNASGVRSVKYGATRDAVLGMKVVLPNGDLVTLGAHTRVEASGYQLHKLMVGSEGTLGIVVEATLNFVPIPEYRCMGIANFDHLAHAGAAVGSIMASGAIPSMLELVDSVAIKAVNKTMNLGLKEVAASLIFEADGMVREAVDYEINKMKEICKKHQGSDITTSYDPKERARIFMGRKKLFPALSKYDDSLSSTSLADDMAVPYSRMADMAGKIHEVAKKNNIIMTAYGHCGSGCMHTKILMDTKQPEQWASARKAITEIYEFVRSVNGTTSAEHGIGLSKAASFKVEKADSLRLLQTIKQALDPNNILNPGKLMQAPDDWVTATGLRYAVNN
- a CDS encoding nickel-dependent lactate racemase family protein → MKITVPYGKQDTLTATLDEAVPVRILEANDVTLPDQDRVIADAIARPIHSTPFEAFIKDAGKVLVIVNDATRPTPTAKVLDVIFDPLSQTDYHFIIATGVHRGPTKDEFIQIFGDYYAKIKDRIIVHDAAKEQDMVFLGDSSNGTPMYVNKAGVEADKIIIISSVEPHYFAGYTGGRKSFLPGIAGYQTIEKNHKLALLPEAKALALAGNPVHEDMMDAIKTVKQDIFSIMMVLDKHHQVYAACAGHIHDSFHAAIDRANEVFAAPMGEKADIVVSVVKFPQDIDLYQAQKGIDNAKLALKKDGILILVAKCRCGIGGKAFADLLGSCDTPEAALKKIEKGYVLGYHKAAKMAEIGIWAQMWAVTDMPTDQITPLFITPFSDLQTALDQALAQKGQKATVLFLMDGGLTVPMMH
- a CDS encoding ASKHA domain-containing protein produces the protein MTHTIQFLPHNKQITVADGESLIRAAMEAGVHINASCGGGGVCGKCRVRIESGEVEGGISEKLTDQDREKGYRLACLAKVTSDLTVRIPVESEVETSRLTQTMDRHTARAMTVNVEDLKQDGLFIPPVEKIYLELDPAVEGDNRADVARIMHHLRIHHDEHRLTMDLSLIRRVPDIIRQENFNVTATILRPVREDGKNEIINIEPGDTTNRNFAIAVDIGTTTVFGQVMDLQSGEVLAQQGEFNAQISYGEDVISRIMYAEKGDGLATLHKRVVETINKIIKGIIKKAKIGTHEVSTITLAGNSTMTQLLLNINPSYIRRDPYVPASILYPPFHATEIGLELAEHTTALVYPGVSSYVGGDIISGIMASGMYRSPELTLYMDIGTNAEIAIGHQEWMVCTAASAGPAFEGGGVKFGMRAAKGAVEDVSINPATYEPMIITVGNEKAKGICGSGLITLAARLLETGIIDSRGKFNQELDTLRIRQTDEIWEYVLVYEKDTQIERDITITEPDLDNLIRAKGAMYSAALTLLDEIGLKVNDIERIILAGGFGSYVDLASAITIGLLPEIEPDKVTYLGNGSLLGCRINCLTNSLRQQVTQVVNMMTNFELASTPSYMDHYMGALFLPHTELNYFPKIKAKLEALRK
- a CDS encoding hydrogenase iron-sulfur subunit, with translation METKHPTRFNHLKKWESTLAACIRCGYCYEHCPLFKYTGWESDAPRAKIITAFGLLTGELGPSETAANKLFNCFYCKRCEAACSSGVSLTDIFTDARKDLVEMGYAGPGTTAVTDLTCAQCLLCVAACPHEARFHGENGIETDLVKCQSCGTCVSVCPANAVNILHTFGTGKEDLTQASARFLDTHASAKAIVFACNWSYYPDLQASRLPESETHDKEYDIYVNMCAGRLEPETLMAPFLNHAWGVLVACCPEDDCQHKNGGKRSKQQVKRIQSILENLDIDPERVQVVEIPDGDKTLFQAEIDTFIDHLNTLGPVT